A genome region from Chelonia mydas isolate rCheMyd1 chromosome 12, rCheMyd1.pri.v2, whole genome shotgun sequence includes the following:
- the EXOSC6 gene encoding exosome complex component MTR3 gives MALDHRRVPGPEESQAPLLYAAPGEAGPEAPGREAAALRPLLARAGLLSQAEGSAYVELAGGTKVLCAVRGPREAAEGRGRLLCEFRRAPFSVRGARPRPGPAPAARERELGLALQEALAPAVRLARYPRARLELTALVLQDGGSALAAALSAAALALADAGVEMFDLVVGCGLCRAPGPGGAWLLQPSEAEERAAAARLTVALMPGLNQVAGLLGSGQGGPPESWAQAVRLGLEGCQRLYPVLRRSLLRAAERRAAEGPRAVGASA, from the coding sequence ATGGCGCTGGACCACCGGCGCGTGCCGGGCCCGGAGGAGTCGCAGGCCCCGCTGCTGTACGCGGCGCCCGGCGAGGCGGGCCCGGAGGCCCCGGGCCGGGAGGCGGCGGCGCTGCGGCCGCTCCTGGCGCGGGCCGGGCTGCTGAGCCAGGCCGAGGGCTCGGCCTACGTGGAGCTGGCCGGCGGCACCAAGGTGCTGTGCGCCGTGCGCGGGCCGCGCGAGGCGGCCGAGGGCCGCGGCCGGCTGCTCTGCGAGTTCCGCCGCGCGCCCTTCTCCGTCCGCGGCGCGCGcccgcggcccggcccggcccccgccgCCCGCGAGCGCGAGCTGGGCCTGGCGCTGCAGGAGGCGCTGGCGCCGGCCGTGCGCCTGGCGCGCTACCCGCGCGCGCGGCTGGAGCTCACGGCGCTCGTGCTGCAGGACGGCGGCTCGGCGCTGGCGGCCGCGCTCTCCGCCGCCGCCCTGGCGCTGGCCGACGCGGGCGTGGAGATGTTCGACCTGGTGGTGGGCTGCGGCCTGTGCCGCGCGCCCGGGCCCGGCGGcgcctggctgctgcagcccagcGAGGCTGAGGAGCGCGCGGCCGCCGCCCGCCTCACCGTGGCCCTCATGCCCGGCCTCAACCAGGTGGCCGGGCTGCTGGGCAGCGGCCAGGGCGGGCCGCCCGAGAGCTGGGCCCAGGCCGTGCGGCTCGGCCTGGAGGGCTGCCAGCGCCTCTACCCGGTGCTGCGTCGCAGCTTGCTGCGCGCCGCCGAGCGCCGGGCGGCCGAGGGCCCGCGGGCCGTGGGGGCCAGCGCCTGA